One genomic window of Manihot esculenta cultivar AM560-2 chromosome 16, M.esculenta_v8, whole genome shotgun sequence includes the following:
- the LOC110603644 gene encoding early nodulin-like protein 1 translates to MARFQRVVANSSLLLTVALLLGFSEAKEILVGGKTDAWKIPSSQSDSLNNWAESARFRIGDFLVWKYDSQKDSVLQVTREAYLSCNTSNPIEEYGDGNTKVKLDRSGAYYFISGAEGHCVKGQKMIVVVLSQRHRYTGISPAPSPAEFEGPAVAPTSAATSLKGSLVVSLGVLLWGLF, encoded by the exons ATGGCTCGCTTTCAAAGAGTTGTTGCAAATTCTTCTCTGTTGCTCACGGTCGCTCTGCTCTTAGGCTTCTCAGAAGCTAAAGAAATTCTGGTTGGTGGGAAAACAGATGCCTGGAAAATCCCATCTTCTCAATCTGATTCTCTAAACAACTGGGCTGAAAGTGCTCGCTTTCGCATTGGCGATTTTCTGG TGTGGAAGTACGATAGTCAAAAGGACTCGGTGTTGCAAGTGACCAGGGAGGCTTACCTTAGCTGCAATACCTCAAATCCAATTGAAGAGTACGGGGATGGGAACACGAAGGTGAAGCTTGATCGATCGGGAGCATATTATTTCATCAGTGGAGCAGAGGGACACTGCGTGAAGGGCCAGAAGATGATTGTGGTAGTGCTGTCTCAAAGGCATAGGTACACTGGTATTTCTCCAGCTCCTTCTCCAGCAGAGTTTGAGGGTCCTGCAGTTGCCCCTACAAGTGCTGCTACAAGCTTGAAAGGCAGCTTAGTGGTGTCACTGGGGGTTTTGCTttggggtttgttttga
- the LOC110603643 gene encoding transmembrane 9 superfamily member 8 gives MEPRGGRSLPPLATICAVLVLLFHGAHCFYLPGVAPEDFVKGDKLKVKVNKLTSTKTQLPYSYYTLPYCRPSKILDSAENLGEVLRGDRIENSPFVFKMREPKMCNIVCRLKLDAKTVKEFKEKIDDEYRVNMILDNLPLVVPRQRLDQESPTVYQLGFHVGLKGQYSGSNEQKYFIHNHLAFTVKFHRDLQTDSARIVGFEVKPLSVKHEYEGKWNDEKTHLTTCDPQAKHTVVNSNSPQEVEEKKEVIFTYDVEFQESDVKWASRWDTYLLMNDDQIHWFSIVNSLMIVLFLSGMVAMIMLRTLYRDISKYNELETQEEAQEETGWKLVHGDVFRPPSNSDLLCVYVGTGVQFFGMTLVTMIFAILGFLSPSNRGGLMTAMLLLWVFMGLFAGYASARLYKMFKGTEWRRPAFRTALMFPGIVSAIFFVLNALIWGQKSSGAVPFGTMFALIFLWFGISVPLVFVGSYIGFRKPAIEDPVKTNKIPRQIPEQAWYMNPAFSILIGGILPFGAVFIELFFILTSIWLNQFYYIFGFLFLVFIILIVTCAEITVVLCYFQLCSEDYLWWWRSYLTSGSSALYLFLYATFYFFTKLEITKFVSGALYFGYMLIASYAFFVLTGTIGFYACFWFTRLIYSSVKID, from the exons ATGGAGCCTCGAGGAGGAAGATCTTTACCTCCATTAGCGACGATCTGTGCAGTTCTCGTGCTTCTGTTCCATGGCGCTCACTGCTTCTACCTTCCTGGCGTCGCTCCTGAGGATTTTGTCAAG GGAGATAAGTTGAAGGTGAAAGTGAACAAATTGACCTCTACAAAAACACAGCTTCCTTACTCGTACTATACTCTCCCTTATTGTCGCCCATCCAAGATTTTGGACAGTGCAGAAAATCTTGGGGAAGTGCTTCGTGGTGACCGTATTGAAAATTCCCCCTTTGTG TTTAAAATGCGGGAGCCAAAGATGTGCAATATTGTTTGTCGTCTTAAACTTGATGCCAAAACTGTGAAGGAGTTCAAAGAGAAGATTGATGATGAGTATCGGGTCAACAT GATCCTTGATAACCTTCCTCTTGTGGTTCCAAGACAAAGGTTGGATCAGGAATCTCCTACTGTATATCAGCTTGGCTTTCATGTTGGTCTCAAAGGCCAATATAGTGGG AGTAATGAGCAAAAGTATTTTATCCACAATCATTTGGCATTCACAGTGAAGTTTCATAGAGATTTGCAAACTGACTCTGCAAGAATTGTTGGATTTGAAGTTAAACCATTGAG TGTTAAGCATGAATATGAAGGAAAATGGAACGATGAGAAAACTCATTTGACTACCTGTGACCCCCAGGCAAAGCACACAGTTGTTAATTCGAACTCTCCTCAAGAAGttgaagagaaaaaagaagttATTTTCACATATGATGTTGAATTCCAG GAGAGTGATGTGAAGTGGGCATCTAGATGGGATACCTACCTTTTAATGAACGATGACCAGATTCATTGGTTCTCAATTGTTAATTCATTGATGATCGTCCTGTTTCTATCGGGCATGGTGGCAATGATTATGCTACGCACGCTTTACCGTGACATATCCAAGTACAATGAATTGGAGACCCAGGAAGAAGCCCAGGAAGAGACTGGATGGAAGCTTGTCCATGGAGATGTTTTCAGGCCGCCATCAAATTCTGATTTACTCTGTGTCTATGTTGGAACAGGTGTTCAGTTTTTTGGAATGACCCTTGTTACCATGATCTTTGCAATTCTAGGGTTCCTTTCTCCATCAAACCGAGGTGGTCTTATGACCGCCATGCTCTTACTCTGGGTTTTCATGGGCCTTTTCGCTGGTTATGCCTCTGCTCGTTTGTACAAGATGTTTAAAGGAACAGAATGGAGGAGACCTGCATTCAGGACTGCTTTGATGTTCCCAGGAATTGTCTCTGCCATTTtctttgtcttaaatgctctcATCTGGGGCCAGAAATCATCTGGGGCTGTACCATTTGGTACAATGTTTGCTCTGATATTTTTATGGTTTGGAATTTCAGTTCCCCTTGTGTTTGTGGGAAGTTATATTGGGTTCAGGAAACCAGCAATTGAGGATCCTGTGAAGACGAATAAAATTCCTCGACAGATCCCAGAGCAGGCTTGGTACATGAACCCAGCCTTCTCAATTCTAATTGGAGGAATACTTCCTTTTGGAGCTGTTTTCATCGAGCTCTTCTTCATCCTCACCTCAATCTGGCTGAATCAGTTTTACTATATCTTCGGCTTCCTCTTCCTAGTGTTCATCATCCTCATTGTCACTTGTGCTGAAATAACTGTGGTACTTTGCTACTTCCAGTTGTGCAGTGAGGACTACCTGTGGTGGTGGAGGTCATACCTTACATCTGGGTCTTCTGCGTTGTATCTCTTCCTTTATGCAACATTCTACTTCTTCACAAAGCTCGAGATAACAAAGTTCGTATCAGGGGCATTATACTTCGGGTACATGCTAATCGCATCGTATGCATTTTTTGTGTTGACGGGCACCATTGGgttttatgcatgcttttggtTCACGAGGCTCATATATTCATCAGTGAAGATTGATTGA